In the genome of bacterium, one region contains:
- a CDS encoding deoxyribonuclease IV has translation MVKLSVRTDAKSAGAKVAAKAAAKTVGKNLPLIGCHVSIAGGLQNAPARAAELGCETFQIFSRSPRGGTAPAITTDMEKEFAAEMEKYGFKNFVIHAPYILNFGSKNPRSYNGSISLVRTDLERGSQLGASYVMFHPGSFKDLGPKLGMKQAQDGLKKVLDGYKGTTKLLIEISAGAGEVIGDTFEEIAELMAPIAKNKAFGGVCFDTQHAFGSGYDISNAKGVEDTFKKFDKIIGLKYLAMCHVNDSKVELGARKDRHEHIDEGYIGKAGFKAILDFFKKKKMAIPLILETEHDKVEKDIKLLKDLRGK, from the coding sequence GTGGTCAAGTTAAGCGTGCGCACCGATGCTAAATCTGCTGGTGCAAAAGTAGCAGCCAAGGCCGCAGCGAAGACTGTAGGTAAAAACTTACCGCTGATCGGTTGTCATGTTTCCATTGCCGGAGGTTTGCAGAACGCGCCAGCGCGGGCTGCGGAATTAGGCTGCGAAACTTTTCAAATTTTTTCCCGCAGCCCGCGCGGCGGCACTGCTCCTGCTATCACAACAGATATGGAGAAAGAGTTTGCTGCCGAAATGGAAAAATATGGTTTTAAAAATTTTGTTATCCACGCGCCATATATTTTGAATTTCGGGTCTAAAAATCCGCGGTCGTACAACGGATCTATTTCTTTAGTTCGCACCGACCTCGAGCGCGGCAGCCAGCTTGGCGCCAGCTACGTGATGTTCCACCCAGGCAGCTTTAAGGACCTTGGTCCCAAACTCGGCATGAAGCAGGCTCAAGATGGTCTCAAAAAGGTCTTAGATGGGTACAAGGGCACCACTAAGCTCTTAATAGAGATCTCTGCCGGCGCCGGTGAAGTGATCGGCGATACTTTTGAAGAAATCGCCGAGCTCATGGCACCGATCGCCAAGAACAAGGCCTTTGGCGGGGTCTGTTTCGACACTCAGCACGCCTTTGGCAGCGGTTACGATATCAGCAACGCTAAAGGTGTAGAGGATACTTTCAAAAAATTCGATAAAATAATTGGTTTGAAGTATTTGGCTATGTGCCATGTGAATGATTCCAAGGTAGAATTGGGTGCGCGTAAGGATCGTCATGAGCATATCGACGAGGGTTATATCGGCAAGGCCGGCTTTAAAGCGATCTTAGACTTCTTTAAGAAAAAAAAGATGGCCATTCCCTTGATTCTCGAAACTGAGCATGATAAAGTTGAGAAAGATATTAAATTACTCAAGGATTTGCGAGGAAAGTAG
- a CDS encoding TatD family hydrolase, giving the protein MKFIDTHTHINLRAFAEDAAEAVQRAHEAGVAIVNVGTQIDTSRQAVDMLKQFPENVYAVIGLHPSHAYDHGFEDEQEVADKTREEFFDAKLYKQLVEGAGANASRIIGIGECGLDYYRLPEDGDINQIKLQQLAAFTEQINLALDLNKALCVHCRPSDGTDDAYEDMLKVLTKFKTENPNLRFEIHCFTGSLETAKKFADLGGYIGINGIITFDKTGRSEEVVKGLPLEAMILETDAPYLTPKSNRGKRNESSYLPEVAEKIAEWKSVTVDEVAAATTANAKKLFNL; this is encoded by the coding sequence ATGAAATTTATCGACACTCATACCCACATAAATTTGCGGGCTTTCGCAGAAGATGCTGCGGAGGCTGTTCAGCGCGCCCACGAAGCTGGAGTAGCTATTGTAAATGTTGGTACGCAAATTGATACCAGTCGCCAGGCTGTAGATATGCTTAAGCAATTTCCAGAAAATGTTTATGCTGTTATCGGTCTTCATCCGTCACACGCTTATGATCATGGATTCGAAGACGAGCAGGAGGTGGCTGATAAGACTCGAGAAGAATTTTTTGATGCCAAACTGTATAAACAATTAGTAGAAGGCGCCGGCGCAAATGCCAGTCGGATTATAGGAATCGGGGAGTGCGGCTTGGATTATTATCGCTTGCCCGAGGACGGAGATATTAATCAAATTAAACTGCAGCAGCTAGCTGCATTTACCGAACAGATCAATTTGGCCCTCGATTTAAATAAAGCGCTTTGTGTTCATTGCCGCCCATCCGATGGCACCGATGATGCCTACGAAGATATGCTGAAAGTTTTAACGAAGTTTAAGACTGAAAACCCCAACCTCCGATTCGAAATTCACTGTTTTACTGGCAGTCTCGAAACAGCAAAAAAGTTTGCCGATCTTGGCGGATACATCGGCATTAACGGCATTATCACTTTCGATAAGACCGGCCGCAGTGAAGAGGTGGTCAAAGGCCTGCCCTTGGAGGCTATGATTTTAGAAACCGATGCGCCATACTTAACTCCTAAATCTAACCGTGGCAAGCGCAATGAGTCTAGCTATTTGCCAGAAGTTGCGGAAAAAATTGCCGAGTGGAAGAGCGTAACAGTAGATGAAGTTGCAGCTGCTACCACCGCCAACGCAAAAAAATTATTTAACCTGTAA
- the tgt gene encoding tRNA guanosine(34) transglycosylase Tgt, which yields MNAKPYFEITKKDEKSRARTGVIHTGHGDIITPQFLPIGTKGTIKSVTSEEIKFWGATMVLANTYHLWQRPGDALIYKAGGLHKFMNWKGPIFTDSGGFQVYSLAKMRKVMEAGVLFQFDLDGKQEILSPEKSIDIQANLGSDIALILDDFPGYPFEHSRSKESIELTARWAERALREHQRIVVDGDPVNPDQKLWGIVQGASFEDLRKVSAQQMTALGFEGFAIGGVAVGEPHDEMMKAIEYSIPYLPETAPKHLLGVGTPFDIIQGVARGCDTFDCVIPTREARHGRLYIAAKDENGKEGYETIDIRLEKYKEDFTPIDNTCNCYLCLHHTRAYLRHLIASGEILGVRLATMHNLRFYLNLMEKIRGAISHDYFDEMLKDFKDLTPANKNSTKE from the coding sequence ATGAACGCAAAGCCCTATTTCGAAATTACCAAAAAAGATGAAAAGTCCCGCGCTCGCACGGGTGTTATTCATACCGGCCACGGCGATATTATTACGCCTCAGTTTTTGCCTATCGGCACTAAAGGGACCATTAAAAGCGTAACCAGCGAAGAGATTAAATTTTGGGGGGCTACCATGGTGCTCGCCAATACCTATCACTTATGGCAGCGGCCAGGCGATGCGTTAATTTATAAAGCTGGTGGGCTGCACAAATTCATGAACTGGAAAGGCCCGATCTTTACCGACTCTGGCGGTTTTCAGGTTTACTCTTTAGCCAAGATGCGCAAAGTTATGGAAGCCGGCGTACTGTTTCAGTTTGACCTCGATGGCAAGCAAGAAATTTTGTCTCCAGAAAAATCAATTGATATCCAGGCTAATTTAGGCAGCGACATAGCTTTAATTTTAGATGATTTTCCTGGTTACCCATTTGAGCATTCTCGCAGCAAAGAATCGATCGAATTAACAGCGCGCTGGGCAGAGCGCGCCTTGCGCGAACATCAACGGATTGTTGTGGATGGCGATCCAGTAAACCCTGACCAAAAATTATGGGGGATAGTTCAGGGTGCGAGCTTCGAAGATTTACGAAAAGTTAGCGCACAGCAGATGACTGCATTGGGCTTCGAAGGTTTTGCTATTGGCGGTGTTGCAGTGGGGGAACCGCATGACGAAATGATGAAGGCAATTGAATATTCGATTCCGTATTTGCCGGAAACCGCGCCTAAGCACTTGCTCGGGGTGGGTACTCCATTTGATATTATTCAAGGAGTTGCAAGAGGTTGCGATACATTTGATTGCGTTATCCCGACCCGAGAGGCACGTCATGGCCGGCTATACATAGCCGCTAAGGACGAGAATGGCAAAGAGGGTTACGAGACCATCGACATTCGCTTAGAAAAGTATAAAGAAGATTTTACCCCGATTGATAATACTTGTAATTGCTATTTATGTTTGCATCATACTCGCGCTTACTTGCGCCATCTAATTGCCAGCGGAGAAATTCTTGGAGTTCGCCTCGCAACTATGCACAACTTGCGTTTCTATTTGAACTTAATGGAAAAAATCCGCGGCGCTATTTCTCATGATTACTTTGATGAAATGCTAAAAGACTTCAAAGACTTAACACCGGCTAATAAGAACTCTACTAAAGAGTGA
- a CDS encoding M15 family metallopeptidase, producing MNERDFAKINFNETSHPPDGSFEYPLIDSNMSRQEIEDFILESYPEAKEVLERQEILDVRYLNKEGKFCQGQIVVDRELAAEVEDFFKFLLDIQFGIDKVVPIQDKKYSGDDETSMQDNNSSAMNYRFIAGTERLSLHSFGFAIDINPWDNPVIKNGEILAPIGGVMPNLDDPQTLTAEHPVVKWLEEHGWEWGGRWGNDRYEDNHHFQKPLATEQYLQELEKQLQDGKISQEDFDGRVGVAKANLDLIQKHEQRTDTE from the coding sequence ATGAACGAACGCGACTTTGCCAAAATAAATTTTAACGAAACCTCTCATCCCCCGGATGGCAGTTTTGAATATCCACTCATTGATAGCAATATGAGCCGGCAAGAGATTGAAGACTTTATTTTAGAATCGTATCCTGAGGCAAAAGAAGTCTTAGAGCGGCAGGAGATTTTAGATGTCAGATATCTAAATAAAGAAGGCAAGTTTTGCCAAGGGCAGATTGTTGTAGACAGAGAATTAGCTGCGGAAGTAGAGGATTTCTTTAAATTTTTATTAGATATACAATTTGGGATAGACAAAGTCGTTCCCATTCAGGACAAAAAATATTCCGGCGATGATGAAACCTCGATGCAGGACAACAATAGCTCGGCCATGAATTATCGTTTTATTGCTGGCACAGAAAGATTGTCACTGCATTCATTTGGCTTCGCGATTGATATTAATCCTTGGGACAATCCTGTGATAAAGAATGGGGAGATATTGGCTCCGATCGGCGGGGTTATGCCGAATTTGGATGACCCTCAAACTTTAACTGCAGAGCATCCGGTGGTAAAATGGTTAGAAGAACATGGCTGGGAGTGGGGAGGCAGATGGGGGAATGATCGTTACGAAGATAATCATCACTTTCAAAAGCCGCTGGCTACAGAACAATATTTGCAGGAATTAGAGAAGCAGCTGCAAGACGGAAAAATTTCCCAAGAAGATTTTGATGGTAGAGTTGGGGTAGCTAAAGCTAATTTAGATTTAATTCAAAAGCATGAACAACGAACAGATACAGAATAA
- a CDS encoding phosphotransferase — MDQVLKIISELYSIENLKLLHRVEEGVLSNNYILEADGQKYFLKHHRSNIVHKIGQIHQVEKYFSQQGFPVILALPTKDNKLYFTSEDQYYSLLPFTPGKLVKRESLSGNQIKAMGEFLAKLHLAGKNHDEFKLEALKSVNGENFSQFVTDIQSKLKEKPNLTPVDIMAAEHLELQKQLADKIGYKIFSPQLPSDHLVHGDYHDYNLFFDEFDQITALFDFEKTEMSLRTFELIRALEIVCFHGSFKQNNFANAQVFLQAYHSLYPVVPEELEEAINFSYLGRVFSTWITGDVYLKGNSRPAVYLHETHFNLKYFSSHLDYFKSQLLSYIK; from the coding sequence ATGGATCAAGTATTAAAAATTATTTCTGAGCTGTATTCAATTGAAAACTTAAAGCTTCTTCATCGTGTAGAGGAAGGTGTACTAAGTAATAATTATATCTTAGAAGCAGATGGACAAAAGTATTTTTTAAAGCATCACCGTTCTAATATTGTTCATAAGATTGGCCAGATTCATCAGGTAGAAAAATATTTTTCCCAACAAGGGTTTCCTGTGATATTGGCATTGCCGACTAAGGATAATAAGCTTTATTTTACCTCCGAAGATCAATACTACAGCTTGCTGCCCTTTACGCCAGGTAAGCTAGTTAAGAGGGAAAGCCTTTCCGGCAATCAGATCAAAGCAATGGGGGAGTTTTTAGCTAAATTACATCTTGCAGGAAAGAATCACGACGAATTTAAGTTAGAAGCTTTAAAATCCGTGAACGGAGAAAATTTTTCTCAATTTGTTACAGACATACAGAGTAAACTAAAAGAAAAGCCAAATCTTACTCCAGTTGATATTATGGCAGCAGAGCACCTTGAGTTGCAGAAACAGTTAGCAGACAAAATAGGCTATAAAATATTTTCGCCACAATTGCCAAGCGATCACCTGGTCCATGGTGATTATCATGATTATAATTTATTTTTTGATGAATTTGATCAAATCACAGCGCTGTTTGATTTCGAAAAGACAGAGATGTCTCTCCGTACTTTTGAGCTGATCCGCGCCTTGGAAATTGTCTGCTTCCATGGCAGTTTTAAGCAAAACAATTTCGCGAATGCCCAAGTCTTTTTACAAGCCTATCATTCACTCTATCCTGTAGTGCCGGAAGAACTGGAAGAAGCGATTAATTTTTCGTATTTAGGGCGGGTGTTTTCTACCTGGATCACAGGCGATGTGTACTTGAAAGGCAACAGCAGGCCCGCCGTGTATTTACACGAGACGCATTTTAATCTAAAATACTTTTCTAGCCACCTGGATTATTTTAAATCCCAGCTACTATCATATATTAAATAG
- a CDS encoding methionine--tRNA ligase, whose product MAENHSKFYITTAIDYINGKPHIGHSYEKVASDVLARYHRAKGDNVRFLTGTDEHGAKISEYAKDSGLGLQDFADKTAAGFKLAWDNLNLSYDRFIRTTDSDHIKIVEELVAKIRDNGYLYEGDYEGLYCVGHEAFLTEKDLVDGVCPDHKTRPELIKEKNWFFKLAEGVNGQPPLTETIKQKIESNEFLIYPEHSRKEILSMLDEGFRDIAVTRPNVKWGIPVPWDTEQTIYVWVDALINYYTGAKAENEDFWPADVHMVGPDIAKFHCIIWPALLLAAGLALPKAVAVHGFLTLNNQKLSKTTGNIVDPNDWVAKYGADSVRYFLMREVPFDSHGDVSEEKLRARYEGDLANGLGNLVSRITNLIEKNLGGKVNRELAEQHNLHTEDINKDIEQFKFHDALAKVWQNVALANKIVDEQKLWELAKTDLESFEKYCASVLNIIERTASDLVPFVPETAQKILDAVTANEITKVEPLFPRV is encoded by the coding sequence ATGGCAGAAAATCATTCTAAATTTTATATTACGACCGCGATAGATTACATCAACGGCAAGCCTCACATTGGCCACTCATACGAGAAAGTCGCCAGTGATGTTTTAGCGCGTTATCATCGCGCAAAAGGCGACAACGTCCGTTTTTTAACCGGCACTGATGAACACGGCGCGAAGATTTCAGAATACGCAAAAGATTCCGGATTAGGACTGCAAGATTTCGCAGACAAAACTGCAGCAGGTTTTAAACTGGCTTGGGATAATCTGAATTTGTCTTACGACCGCTTTATACGCACTACCGACAGCGATCATATTAAAATTGTGGAGGAGTTGGTCGCTAAAATTCGCGATAATGGCTATTTGTATGAGGGGGACTACGAAGGTTTGTATTGTGTTGGGCACGAAGCATTTTTGACAGAAAAGGATTTAGTCGACGGCGTGTGCCCCGATCATAAAACCAGGCCCGAACTTATTAAAGAAAAAAACTGGTTCTTCAAACTGGCAGAAGGAGTCAATGGTCAGCCGCCGCTTACAGAAACCATCAAGCAGAAAATTGAATCGAACGAGTTTTTAATCTACCCGGAACATTCGCGCAAAGAAATTTTGTCGATGTTAGACGAAGGTTTTCGAGATATTGCCGTAACGCGCCCTAACGTGAAATGGGGGATTCCGGTACCTTGGGATACAGAGCAAACTATTTATGTCTGGGTTGATGCATTAATCAACTACTATACTGGCGCCAAAGCAGAGAATGAGGATTTTTGGCCGGCGGATGTTCATATGGTTGGACCAGATATTGCTAAATTCCATTGCATTATCTGGCCGGCATTGCTTTTGGCAGCGGGTTTGGCTTTGCCAAAAGCAGTTGCTGTTCATGGTTTCTTGACCCTGAACAATCAAAAGCTGTCTAAGACTACTGGCAATATCGTTGACCCAAATGATTGGGTGGCAAAGTATGGTGCAGATTCGGTAAGATACTTTTTAATGCGCGAAGTGCCGTTCGATAGTCATGGGGATGTAAGCGAAGAAAAACTTCGCGCTCGCTATGAAGGCGACCTGGCTAACGGTTTGGGAAACTTGGTAAGCAGAATTACGAATTTGATCGAAAAGAATTTAGGCGGAAAAGTTAATCGCGAATTGGCTGAGCAGCATAACTTGCATACTGAGGATATCAACAAAGATATAGAGCAATTTAAGTTCCACGATGCTCTGGCAAAAGTTTGGCAAAACGTAGCGTTAGCTAACAAAATTGTTGATGAGCAGAAGCTGTGGGAATTGGCAAAAACAGATTTGGAGAGCTTCGAAAAGTACTGTGCTTCGGTCCTTAATATTATAGAGAGAACGGCAAGCGATTTAGTGCCATTTGTTCCAGAAACAGCTCAAAAAATTCTCGATGCTGTTACTGCAAATGAAATTACTAAAGTAGAGCCTTTGTTTCCAAGGGTTTAG
- a CDS encoding insulinase family protein produces the protein MKYHKRVLKNKLTIIEVPSSDAESVVVDFFVKTGSRSESAKENGISHFLEHFLFKGTKKYPSAMAITEIVDGFGGEMNANTGKEHTQYFIKAHHSRLEQIFEILTDMIQQPLLDKPEMEREKGVIVEEINMYKDSPRAIVGNLLEEIMWPKQPLGRDIAGEVATVTKFTQAMFRSYLQRHYQTGNIILGVSGKYDRVKFNKLVKKYWDKIPSKAFEGFSSARSHQTAPRVAVQKKDTQQAHFNLAFKSFGFNDKRNIAASVLSSILGGGMSSRLFTEIREKRGLAYYVRAGQNPYIDTGAFDVSAGVRVSHLEEAIKVTLEELAKIAHGNIDKKELQKAKEYLKGKTTLYLEDNQSRLDWFLQQVAFKRNIQTPSDIFKEIDRVTSVQVQKLAKELFDSKKLSIAVVGPYPKTMEKKLLTIANKWSS, from the coding sequence ATGAAATACCACAAGCGAGTTTTAAAAAATAAACTGACAATTATCGAAGTGCCTAGCAGCGACGCAGAAAGCGTGGTTGTAGATTTTTTTGTTAAGACTGGCTCCCGCAGCGAGAGCGCGAAAGAAAACGGTATCTCTCATTTCTTGGAACACTTTTTGTTTAAAGGGACAAAGAAATATCCAAGCGCAATGGCGATTACCGAAATCGTCGACGGCTTCGGCGGCGAAATGAACGCCAATACTGGCAAAGAACATACCCAGTATTTTATTAAGGCGCACCATAGCCGTTTGGAACAGATCTTTGAGATTCTTACCGACATGATTCAGCAGCCGCTGCTAGATAAGCCGGAGATGGAAAGAGAGAAGGGTGTCATTGTAGAAGAGATTAATATGTATAAAGACAGTCCTCGGGCAATTGTCGGAAATTTATTAGAAGAAATTATGTGGCCAAAGCAGCCGTTAGGCCGCGACATTGCCGGAGAAGTTGCTACTGTCACGAAATTTACCCAAGCAATGTTCCGGAGTTATTTGCAGCGCCATTATCAGACCGGGAATATTATTTTAGGCGTATCCGGCAAATATGACCGGGTTAAATTCAATAAACTGGTAAAGAAGTACTGGGATAAAATTCCATCTAAAGCCTTCGAAGGTTTTAGTTCGGCCCGCAGTCACCAGACAGCGCCACGCGTTGCTGTTCAAAAAAAAGATACGCAACAGGCTCATTTTAACTTGGCATTTAAGTCTTTCGGCTTTAATGACAAGCGCAATATAGCAGCGTCGGTGCTGTCTTCCATACTAGGAGGAGGGATGAGTTCTCGCTTATTTACAGAGATTCGCGAAAAGCGTGGCTTGGCTTACTATGTGCGCGCTGGTCAGAATCCCTACATTGATACTGGTGCTTTCGACGTGTCCGCTGGTGTCCGCGTGTCTCATTTAGAAGAGGCGATAAAAGTGACCTTAGAAGAGCTTGCTAAAATTGCTCATGGCAATATCGACAAGAAGGAATTGCAAAAAGCCAAAGAGTACTTAAAAGGCAAGACTACCTTGTACTTAGAAGATAATCAGTCGCGTTTGGATTGGTTCCTTCAGCAGGTGGCTTTTAAGCGCAATATTCAAACTCCTTCGGACATTTTTAAAGAGATTGATCGCGTGACCTCGGTTCAGGTTCAAAAGCTAGCTAAAGAGTTATTTGATTCAAAAAAGCTAAGCATTGCCGTTGTTGGACCGTATCCAAAAACTATGGAAAAGAAATTATTAACCATTGCAAATAAGTGGTCAAGTTAA
- a CDS encoding AI-2E family transporter: MNYSLDYSTKVILRVVAVLLILGFLWVIRDIVVVVLLALVLASAMEPMVDYLTKFKIPRFVSVLGAYIIVIGFFGLLVTLFSPLVIDQAKVLSQNLPTYAVELQARYPSLTVLFGGADLATVAQNLVLGESGSGLLFGRAVGLFNGVVALVTVLVISFYLVAADRGMKKFIGDLLPTQYHNSVIRLIEKIQRKMGMWVVGQLILSIFIFVLTYVGLTILGVEYALVLALIAGALEIVPYIGPFVAAIPAVFFAMVQSPALVIGVIILYIIIQKTEGYVLVPKVMEKTVGTSPLVVMLSLLIGYKLAGILGVLLAVPLAGAITVVIKELYHEKPVQPDV; encoded by the coding sequence ATGAATTACTCATTAGACTATTCAACCAAGGTCATTCTCCGGGTGGTGGCTGTTCTGCTCATCCTGGGGTTTCTATGGGTGATCCGCGACATTGTAGTTGTGGTGTTGCTGGCTTTGGTGCTGGCTTCTGCTATGGAGCCAATGGTTGACTACCTGACTAAATTTAAAATTCCACGGTTCGTGAGCGTGCTCGGCGCATATATTATCGTCATAGGATTTTTCGGTCTGCTGGTAACTTTATTTTCTCCACTGGTCATTGATCAGGCTAAAGTATTGTCTCAAAATCTTCCGACGTATGCCGTAGAGCTTCAGGCTCGTTATCCGAGCCTAACGGTTTTGTTTGGCGGTGCTGACTTAGCGACAGTGGCCCAGAATTTAGTTTTAGGCGAAAGTGGTAGCGGTTTATTATTTGGCCGTGCGGTGGGTTTGTTTAACGGAGTTGTGGCTCTGGTTACCGTATTGGTGATTTCTTTCTATTTGGTAGCAGCCGACAGAGGTATGAAAAAATTTATTGGCGATTTGCTGCCTACTCAATATCACAATAGCGTGATCCGCTTAATAGAAAAGATTCAGCGCAAAATGGGGATGTGGGTGGTTGGCCAGCTTATTTTAAGTATTTTTATTTTTGTACTTACTTATGTCGGCTTAACTATCTTAGGTGTTGAGTATGCACTAGTCTTAGCGCTTATTGCGGGTGCCCTGGAAATAGTGCCGTACATTGGTCCGTTTGTAGCGGCCATTCCGGCAGTATTCTTTGCTATGGTTCAAAGCCCGGCGTTAGTGATTGGCGTAATTATTCTATACATCATTATCCAAAAGACCGAAGGTTATGTTTTGGTTCCAAAAGTAATGGAAAAAACCGTAGGCACATCGCCTTTGGTGGTGATGCTATCCCTTCTTATTGGTTATAAGTTAGCCGGCATTTTAGGCGTTTTGCTCGCTGTGCCTTTGGCGGGTGCTATTACAGTAGTTATTAAAGAGCTTTATCATGAAAAACCCGTGCAGCCAGACGTTTAA
- a CDS encoding glycine--tRNA ligase, with translation MDKIVSLAKRRGFVYPGSEIYGGLANSWDYGPLGTELKNNIKQLWWKRFVQQRPDMVGIDAALVMNPKVWEASGHVATFNDPLVECKHCNSRFRADQIDLNAKCESCGKAAGFSEPKQFNLMMQTFLGPSQEQANVAYFRPETAQAMFVQFKNVQNTSRKQVPFGIAQIGKSFRNEITPGNFIFRVREFEQMEVEYFIPAPKTDDEWNGYFEEWRQVMISWLQNDLQLNMDHVHELEVPDEDRAHYSKRTIDFEFDYPFGTKELYGLAYRGDFDLQNHIKASGEDLSYLDPQTNEKYVPHVIEPSLGVDRTFLAVLLDHYKEEGEGDNKRVWLSLPPKLAPYKAAIFPLLKNKPELVTKAKAIYSELSQHFMVAWDDRGNVGKRYYSQDEIGTPYGITVDFDTLEDDTVTIRDRDTAQQERIKISELVNYISDKVK, from the coding sequence ATGGATAAGATCGTGTCGCTGGCTAAGCGCCGCGGCTTTGTATATCCAGGTTCGGAAATCTATGGCGGGCTAGCTAACTCATGGGACTATGGTCCTTTGGGAACTGAATTAAAAAATAACATCAAGCAGCTATGGTGGAAGCGTTTTGTACAGCAGCGTCCGGATATGGTTGGTATCGATGCCGCTTTGGTAATGAACCCAAAAGTATGGGAAGCAAGCGGGCATGTGGCGACTTTTAATGATCCATTGGTTGAATGCAAGCACTGCAACTCTCGTTTTCGCGCCGATCAGATAGATTTAAATGCAAAGTGTGAAAGTTGTGGCAAGGCCGCAGGTTTTTCGGAACCTAAGCAATTCAATTTAATGATGCAAACTTTTTTAGGTCCTAGCCAAGAACAGGCCAATGTTGCATATTTCCGACCGGAAACCGCGCAGGCCATGTTTGTTCAATTTAAGAATGTTCAGAATACCAGCCGCAAGCAGGTGCCTTTTGGTATCGCCCAAATTGGTAAGTCTTTCCGAAATGAAATTACTCCTGGTAATTTTATATTCCGCGTCCGGGAGTTTGAACAAATGGAAGTCGAATATTTTATTCCAGCGCCTAAAACAGACGATGAATGGAATGGGTACTTTGAAGAATGGCGTCAGGTCATGATCTCTTGGTTACAGAACGATCTTCAGCTAAACATGGATCATGTTCACGAATTGGAGGTTCCCGATGAAGACCGCGCTCACTACAGCAAGCGCACCATCGATTTTGAGTTTGACTACCCATTTGGAACAAAAGAGCTTTACGGTCTTGCTTATAGAGGTGATTTTGATCTTCAAAATCACATTAAGGCTTCTGGCGAGGACCTGTCTTATCTGGATCCGCAAACTAACGAAAAGTACGTGCCGCATGTTATAGAGCCGTCATTAGGTGTGGATAGAACTTTCCTGGCTGTTCTTCTGGATCATTACAAAGAAGAGGGTGAAGGCGATAACAAGCGTGTATGGCTATCTTTACCTCCAAAATTGGCTCCTTACAAAGCAGCAATTTTCCCATTGCTTAAGAATAAGCCGGAATTGGTGACAAAAGCCAAGGCTATATATAGTGAGCTTAGCCAGCACTTTATGGTGGCTTGGGACGACCGTGGTAATGTGGGTAAGCGTTATTACAGCCAGGATGAAATCGGCACGCCATACGGCATTACGGTGGACTTCGACACATTGGAAGATGATACAGTTACTATTCGCGATCGCGATACTGCCCAGCAGGAACGTATTAAAATTTCCGAATTAGTAAATTATATTAGCGATAAAGTAAAATAA